Proteins encoded within one genomic window of Myxococcus virescens:
- a CDS encoding SMR family transporter, with protein MHNAVYLGIAIVAEVVATSALKSSNGFTRLGPSILVVLGYGVAFFCLSFALRTIPTGIAYAIWSGAGIVLVSGVAWLLHGQRLDVPALVGIGLILAGVIVINTFSRSAAH; from the coding sequence ATGCACAACGCGGTCTACCTGGGGATTGCCATCGTGGCCGAGGTGGTGGCGACCTCGGCGCTCAAGAGCTCCAACGGCTTCACGCGGCTGGGGCCGTCCATCCTCGTGGTGCTGGGCTATGGCGTGGCCTTCTTCTGCCTGTCCTTCGCGCTGAGGACCATCCCCACGGGCATCGCCTACGCCATCTGGTCCGGGGCGGGCATCGTCCTCGTCTCCGGTGTGGCGTGGCTCCTTCACGGCCAGCGGTTGGACGTCCCCGCGCTCGTGGGCATCGGGCTCATCCTGGCGGGCGTCATCGTCATCAACACCTTCTCCAGGTCGGCGGCGCACTGA
- a CDS encoding FG-GAP repeat domain-containing protein: MSPARALLLAPALATLVAPAAPASDTTAAIPRLARQVTGAVRAQRGVESPVAVNVTGGSAELRRAVSTMLASQLSSAGLPPVVLEAPTADAAEALARAQGARTLVRLSLDVEGGALRARGDVIGTWVNFWSGRTPTRPPKPAATLVETVPADPTVLALALEGAGASPTSPPETGPQGIRLLGAALARLEHPLAALAAGDLDGDGRDEVAALTEHDVSVFDAEGRLVARKELDSLPAGSATTREPFGALAFLPGPPRLAAWSTRHAHGELLALDKTRATLRAVGTLDTAPLGATERGTFVPGQTAFAPTLKLAEGRTLTVPAPFTTASMDAQRMLFVHPDGTAAFYAHAGAAPARWTNLGAGSALGDLDGDGVPELITTSTQLTPAPDVLRVHGTSGDDPGTHEPLWQGALPTGRALYVVTARLDGDKRREVIVGLWKPDGTSELFLLRQGAP, encoded by the coding sequence GTGAGCCCCGCCCGGGCCCTGCTGCTCGCCCCCGCGCTGGCCACGCTCGTGGCGCCGGCGGCGCCGGCGTCCGACACCACCGCCGCCATTCCCCGGCTCGCCCGGCAGGTGACGGGGGCCGTGCGCGCGCAGCGTGGCGTGGAGTCGCCGGTGGCGGTGAATGTCACGGGCGGCTCGGCCGAGCTCCGCCGCGCGGTGAGCACGATGCTCGCCTCGCAGCTCTCCTCCGCGGGCCTGCCGCCCGTGGTGCTGGAGGCGCCCACGGCCGATGCCGCCGAGGCGCTGGCGCGCGCGCAAGGTGCCCGGACGCTGGTGCGGCTCTCGCTGGACGTCGAAGGCGGCGCGCTGCGCGCCCGAGGTGATGTGATTGGCACCTGGGTGAACTTCTGGTCCGGCCGCACGCCCACGCGGCCGCCCAAGCCCGCCGCCACGCTGGTGGAGACGGTGCCCGCGGACCCGACCGTGTTGGCGCTCGCGTTGGAGGGTGCAGGCGCTTCGCCCACGTCGCCCCCGGAAACGGGCCCTCAAGGCATCCGGCTGCTGGGCGCGGCGCTGGCGCGACTGGAGCATCCCCTGGCGGCGCTCGCCGCCGGGGACCTGGACGGGGATGGCCGGGATGAAGTGGCGGCCCTGACGGAGCATGACGTCTCCGTCTTCGACGCGGAGGGGCGGCTCGTCGCACGCAAGGAGCTGGACTCCCTGCCTGCTGGAAGCGCCACCACCCGGGAGCCCTTTGGCGCGTTGGCGTTCCTGCCGGGGCCCCCTCGGCTGGCCGCGTGGAGCACCCGCCATGCGCACGGCGAGCTCCTGGCGCTGGACAAGACCCGCGCCACCCTGCGCGCCGTGGGGACGCTGGACACGGCGCCGCTGGGCGCCACCGAGCGAGGCACCTTCGTCCCGGGACAGACAGCCTTCGCGCCCACCCTGAAGCTGGCGGAGGGCCGCACGCTGACGGTGCCCGCGCCCTTCACCACCGCGAGCATGGATGCCCAGCGGATGCTGTTCGTCCACCCAGATGGCACCGCGGCCTTCTACGCGCACGCGGGCGCGGCACCGGCGCGCTGGACGAACCTGGGCGCTGGCAGCGCGCTGGGAGACCTGGATGGGGACGGCGTGCCGGAGCTCATCACCACCTCGACTCAGCTCACCCCCGCCCCCGATGTGCTGCGCGTGCACGGAACCTCCGGGGACGACCCCGGCACGCACGAACCGCTGTGGCAGGGCGCCCTGCCCACGGGCCGCGCGCTGTACGTGGTGACGGCCCGCCTGGACGGCGACAAGCGCCGCGAGGTCATCGTGGGCCTCTGGAAGCCGGACGGCACCAGCGAGCTGTTCCTCCTGCGCCAGGGGGCGCCATGA
- a CDS encoding ABC transporter substrate-binding protein, with protein sequence MRLRSTLACLALLASASAQAAGRPRYGGELRVAHGGPPEVAEPALADTPLEATLLGLLSPPVCRATRDGGFEPALARELSRPTPQSLRITLPNPASATALARAWMRLASNDGASPYRALFHPLRGEARQVTPQGATLELTLAYPWPDLERALCHPALAPPAAPNALGPFTAAGRGALEAQTAWPQGRPYLDRLLLTATDQRGLSRLWSSRQVQVELGVASETDTTAGAPLYATFLAFSPRRLPPDFRQAVESAIDREDLTRLFVQAPAQPMPHLLPPVMLDAPARPRPSALPASPARTVTLRYDASVEDQRAVAERIQVKLHERGYTVALEALPRAALRARWAQGDFELMLHALLLPPIPGPALAVVLDAGGRKDLLGVELPAIGALASSAARDARARERALALAASVPLVPLYVQGLGMRFAPDVGGVMMDAQGLPSLDGLHVLPPEGTAMGGRP encoded by the coding sequence ATGAGACTCCGCTCCACCCTTGCCTGCCTCGCGTTGCTCGCGTCCGCGTCCGCGCAGGCGGCCGGCCGTCCTCGTTACGGGGGTGAGCTGCGCGTCGCCCATGGCGGCCCGCCGGAAGTGGCCGAGCCCGCGCTGGCCGACACGCCCCTGGAAGCAACACTGCTGGGGCTGCTTTCCCCGCCGGTGTGCCGTGCCACACGGGACGGCGGCTTCGAGCCCGCGCTCGCGCGGGAGCTGTCACGCCCCACGCCCCAGTCCCTGCGCATCACCCTGCCCAACCCCGCGTCCGCCACCGCGCTCGCGCGTGCATGGATGCGGCTGGCGAGCAACGACGGCGCATCCCCGTACCGGGCCCTCTTCCATCCGCTGCGCGGTGAAGCGCGGCAGGTGACGCCCCAGGGCGCCACGCTGGAGCTGACGCTCGCCTACCCCTGGCCGGACCTCGAGCGCGCGTTGTGCCATCCGGCGCTGGCGCCGCCCGCCGCCCCCAACGCGCTGGGCCCCTTCACCGCCGCGGGACGCGGGGCCCTGGAAGCGCAGACGGCCTGGCCCCAGGGGCGCCCGTACCTGGACCGGTTGCTGCTCACCGCCACGGACCAGCGCGGCCTCTCCCGGCTGTGGTCGTCCCGGCAGGTCCAGGTGGAGCTGGGCGTCGCGTCGGAGACGGACACCACGGCCGGCGCGCCGCTCTACGCCACCTTCCTGGCGTTCTCCCCTCGGCGGCTGCCCCCGGACTTCCGGCAGGCCGTGGAGAGCGCCATCGACCGCGAGGACCTGACCCGACTCTTCGTCCAGGCGCCCGCGCAGCCCATGCCGCACCTGCTCCCGCCGGTGATGCTGGACGCGCCCGCGCGCCCCCGGCCGTCCGCGCTGCCGGCGAGCCCCGCGCGGACGGTGACGCTGCGCTACGACGCATCGGTGGAGGACCAGCGCGCGGTGGCGGAGCGCATCCAGGTGAAGCTGCACGAGCGAGGCTACACCGTGGCGCTGGAGGCGCTCCCGCGCGCGGCCCTGCGCGCCCGCTGGGCCCAGGGCGACTTCGAGCTGATGCTGCACGCGCTGCTGCTGCCCCCCATCCCCGGGCCTGCGCTGGCGGTGGTGCTGGATGCCGGTGGGCGCAAGGACTTGCTGGGCGTGGAGTTGCCCGCCATCGGCGCGCTTGCATCCTCCGCTGCGCGGGACGCGCGGGCGCGCGAGCGAGCCCTGGCCCTGGCCGCGTCCGTGCCCCTGGTCCCCCTGTACGTGCAGGGGCTGGGAATGCGCTTCGCTCCGGACGTGGGCGGGGTGATGATGGATGCACAAGGCCTCCCCTCGCTGGACGGACTGCACGTGCTTCCACCGGAGGGGACGGCGATGGGAGGACGTCCTTGA
- a CDS encoding penicillin-binding protein 1A has translation MTTAPQMPSSPDSSTPTPPAPPSRPGFGARLWRWTKRLLITGLVCLVLGAITVAGGYAYYSQDLPSVDALRNYQPPQVTKVTCGDGTLCAEFAHERRTLIRVEDLPPHVRNAFLAAEDADFYKHEGLDFFGITRAAIKNLIPNSRKSGASTITQQVVKNLLLSPERSFSRKAREWILTPRVEEALTKDQILSLYINQSYYGQRRYGMEEAALFYFGKHAKDLNVGEAAVLAGTVQLPHRINPVTNITRAKSRQRYVLDQMARNGFVSADVAEAEKEKPIVLAPRRGKVVGPYYTEEIRRTLIARYGEQAVMEGGLRVDIAMVPKLQLAAEQAVRDGLEAVDRRQGYRGPRGALEKGQWERYRALIATRIEEAGRRQKDQGYVADLSSLAKVEKEEPKTPETAGAPLDPLEEEGTEEQRPDLSPEDEAPLSADQLLAQSVRLKPMEEGLRLTGYVMQVDDKRNVARVDLVGRTAEVAFTTVSWARQKGKSAPKKISDVFTEGQLVFVRVLKAPPAPAFVEATLDQVPEVQGGLVVIRPENRHVVALVGGYDAERSSFNRATQAKRQPGSSFKPFLYAAAMGSGRYTPLSKVNDAPEAVRDPYTGKTWKPQNYDRQFHGPMTLREALTKSKNTVSVRLIEALTPATTIDFARRAGIHSPLPENLTLALGTGEVTMLEAANAYATLQASGRYAEPLMLLRVRDARGKVLEEHQPAFEETLPPAVAYLTTSLMRSVVEDGSGRAVLALERPAAGKTGTTQQSRDTWFSGYTADWVASAWVGFDNNAPLGGSETGGRAALPIWLQFMRVAHEGLPTREFEVPPGVVQVRIDPISGLLAGNSVPGRLEPFLEGTQPTAEAPPPGQVTTDQFFLDEGNRRGL, from the coding sequence ATGACCACGGCTCCCCAGATGCCCTCTTCGCCTGATTCCTCCACACCCACTCCCCCCGCGCCGCCTTCGCGACCGGGGTTCGGTGCCCGGCTGTGGCGCTGGACGAAGCGGCTGCTCATCACCGGCCTCGTGTGCCTGGTGCTCGGCGCCATCACCGTGGCGGGCGGCTACGCGTACTACAGCCAGGACCTGCCCTCCGTGGACGCGCTGCGCAACTACCAGCCGCCGCAGGTGACGAAGGTGACGTGTGGCGACGGCACGCTCTGCGCCGAGTTCGCGCACGAGCGGCGCACGTTGATTCGCGTGGAGGACCTGCCGCCCCACGTCCGCAATGCCTTCCTGGCCGCCGAGGACGCGGACTTCTACAAGCACGAGGGCCTGGACTTCTTCGGCATCACCCGCGCGGCCATCAAGAACCTCATCCCCAACAGCCGCAAGTCCGGCGCGTCCACCATCACCCAGCAGGTGGTGAAGAACCTGCTGCTGTCCCCAGAGCGCAGCTTCTCCCGCAAGGCGCGCGAGTGGATTCTCACGCCACGCGTGGAGGAAGCGCTCACCAAGGACCAGATTCTCTCGCTCTACATCAACCAGTCCTACTACGGGCAGCGCCGCTACGGCATGGAGGAGGCGGCGCTCTTCTACTTCGGCAAGCACGCCAAGGACTTGAACGTGGGCGAGGCCGCCGTGCTCGCGGGCACGGTGCAGCTCCCGCACCGCATCAACCCGGTGACGAACATCACGCGGGCGAAGTCGCGTCAGCGCTACGTGCTGGACCAGATGGCGCGCAACGGCTTCGTGTCCGCGGACGTCGCGGAGGCGGAGAAGGAGAAGCCCATCGTCCTGGCTCCCCGGCGGGGCAAGGTGGTGGGGCCGTATTACACGGAGGAGATTCGCCGCACGCTCATCGCGCGCTACGGCGAGCAGGCGGTGATGGAGGGCGGGCTGCGCGTGGACATCGCCATGGTGCCCAAGCTCCAGCTCGCGGCGGAGCAGGCGGTGCGTGACGGCCTGGAGGCGGTGGACCGGCGCCAGGGCTACCGCGGTCCCCGTGGCGCGCTGGAGAAGGGCCAGTGGGAGCGCTACCGGGCCCTCATCGCCACGCGCATCGAGGAGGCGGGCCGCCGGCAGAAGGACCAGGGCTACGTCGCGGACCTGTCCTCGCTGGCGAAGGTGGAGAAGGAAGAGCCGAAGACGCCCGAGACCGCGGGTGCGCCCCTGGACCCGCTGGAAGAGGAAGGCACCGAGGAGCAGCGGCCGGACCTGTCGCCCGAAGACGAGGCGCCCCTCTCCGCGGACCAACTCCTGGCGCAGTCCGTGCGCCTCAAGCCCATGGAGGAAGGCCTGCGCCTCACGGGCTACGTCATGCAGGTGGATGACAAGCGCAACGTGGCGCGCGTGGACCTGGTGGGCCGCACCGCCGAAGTGGCCTTCACGACCGTCTCCTGGGCGCGGCAGAAGGGCAAGAGCGCACCGAAGAAGATTTCCGACGTCTTCACGGAGGGGCAGCTCGTCTTCGTGCGCGTGCTCAAGGCACCACCCGCGCCAGCCTTCGTGGAAGCGACGCTGGACCAGGTGCCCGAGGTGCAGGGCGGGCTGGTGGTCATCCGTCCGGAGAACCGGCACGTGGTGGCGCTGGTGGGCGGCTACGACGCGGAGCGCTCGTCCTTCAACCGCGCCACGCAGGCGAAGCGGCAGCCTGGCTCGTCCTTCAAGCCGTTCCTCTACGCCGCCGCCATGGGCAGTGGCCGCTACACGCCGCTGTCCAAGGTCAATGACGCCCCCGAAGCCGTCCGCGACCCGTACACGGGCAAGACGTGGAAGCCGCAGAACTACGACCGCCAGTTCCACGGGCCGATGACGCTGCGCGAGGCGCTCACCAAGTCGAAGAACACGGTGTCCGTGCGCCTCATCGAAGCGCTCACTCCGGCCACCACCATCGACTTCGCGCGCCGGGCTGGCATCCACTCCCCGCTGCCGGAGAACCTCACGCTGGCCCTGGGCACCGGCGAAGTCACGATGCTGGAGGCCGCCAACGCCTACGCCACGCTCCAGGCCAGTGGCCGCTATGCGGAGCCCCTGATGCTGCTGCGCGTGCGCGACGCGCGCGGCAAGGTGCTGGAGGAGCATCAGCCGGCCTTCGAGGAGACGCTGCCGCCCGCGGTGGCCTACCTCACCACGTCGCTGATGCGCAGCGTGGTGGAGGACGGTTCAGGCCGGGCCGTGCTCGCGCTGGAGCGCCCCGCCGCTGGCAAGACGGGCACCACGCAGCAGTCCCGCGACACGTGGTTCTCCGGCTACACGGCGGACTGGGTGGCCAGCGCGTGGGTGGGCTTCGACAACAACGCGCCGCTGGGCGGCAGTGAGACGGGTGGCCGCGCCGCGCTGCCCATCTGGCTCCAGTTCATGCGCGTGGCCCACGAAGGACTGCCCACGCGGGAGTTCGAGGTTCCCCCCGGCGTCGTGCAAGTGCGCATCGACCCCATCAGCGGACTGCTGGCGGGCAACTCCGTCCCGGGCCGGCTGGAGCCCTTCCTCGAAGGCACGCAGCCCACCGCGGAGGCGCCGCCGCCGGGACAGGTGACCACCGACCAGTTCTTCCTCGACGAAGGCAACAGGCGGGGACTGTGA
- a CDS encoding ATP-binding protein yields the protein MRLRTRLALAFALLALVPLAVVVPPTLTRLRDTLSRELDARMEAATASAQESLERSSATARRAVEELVDSTSMEDLAREARDRPTRAIQAGTAEALMKSRGLSVLALFDREGRVLSSGHLPARRGDPDPALFAVTQQKSPRPVPVRVEVRTASGLRQLPALVTARPVDFGDLRLWAVGGVLLDESLAQHLARLTQTQVTLLAGDTPLASAGTAEPPTVTKVLPLGEAATVRLVFSRAAAREAEQGVMRAFLLLAALGGTFAVLLGLLVSRWMTRPVEALTEGARRVAEGALESQVTVEASGEVGELVRTFNRMTSELKATTERLMASERIAAWQEVARRLAHEIKNPLTPIRMSLETLQAAQEAKHPRFPDMFKESAGVVLEEVDRLRRIVDEFSHFARMPKPQLAPVDLGELAQSVLALYATPPAGIQILPTLQTGVVARADRDQLTQVLVNLVKNAEEAMASTGGTLRVRVRSTEADAIVEVEDSGPGIPLEHRARIFEPYFTTKDGGTGLGLAIASRILQEHGGKLELGGEPGHGARFSLVLPRAA from the coding sequence ATGCGCTTGAGGACGCGGCTGGCGCTCGCCTTCGCCCTGCTGGCCCTGGTTCCGCTCGCGGTCGTCGTGCCCCCCACCCTCACCCGCTTGCGCGACACGTTGTCGCGCGAGCTGGACGCGCGCATGGAGGCCGCCACCGCCTCCGCGCAGGAGTCCCTGGAGCGCTCCAGCGCCACGGCCCGCCGCGCGGTGGAGGAGCTGGTGGACAGCACCAGCATGGAGGACCTGGCCCGCGAGGCCCGCGACCGCCCCACCCGCGCCATCCAGGCCGGCACCGCCGAGGCCCTGATGAAGAGTCGCGGCCTGAGCGTGCTGGCCCTCTTCGACCGCGAAGGAAGGGTGCTCTCCTCCGGCCACCTGCCCGCGCGCCGGGGAGACCCGGACCCGGCCCTCTTCGCCGTCACCCAGCAGAAGTCACCCCGGCCCGTGCCAGTGCGCGTGGAGGTGCGCACGGCCTCCGGACTCCGTCAGCTTCCGGCGCTCGTCACCGCGCGCCCGGTGGACTTCGGGGACCTGCGGCTGTGGGCCGTGGGCGGCGTGCTGCTCGATGAGAGCCTGGCGCAGCACCTGGCCCGCCTCACCCAGACGCAGGTGACGCTGCTGGCGGGTGACACGCCCCTGGCCAGCGCGGGCACGGCCGAACCACCGACGGTGACGAAGGTGCTGCCGCTGGGAGAAGCGGCCACGGTGCGGCTCGTCTTCAGCCGCGCCGCCGCGCGTGAAGCGGAACAGGGCGTCATGCGCGCCTTCCTCCTGCTGGCGGCGCTGGGCGGCACTTTCGCGGTGCTGCTGGGCCTGCTGGTGTCCCGGTGGATGACGCGGCCGGTGGAGGCCCTCACCGAGGGCGCCCGGCGCGTGGCCGAAGGCGCGCTGGAGTCCCAGGTGACGGTGGAGGCCAGCGGCGAGGTGGGCGAGCTGGTGCGGACGTTCAACCGCATGACGTCCGAGCTGAAGGCCACCACCGAGCGGCTGATGGCCAGCGAGCGCATCGCCGCGTGGCAGGAAGTGGCGCGGCGACTGGCCCACGAAATCAAGAACCCGCTGACGCCCATCCGCATGTCGCTGGAGACGCTCCAGGCCGCGCAAGAAGCGAAGCACCCGCGCTTCCCCGACATGTTCAAGGAGAGCGCGGGCGTGGTGCTGGAGGAAGTGGACCGGCTGCGCCGCATCGTCGACGAGTTCAGCCACTTCGCGCGGATGCCCAAGCCGCAGCTGGCGCCCGTGGACCTGGGCGAGCTGGCGCAGAGCGTGCTGGCGCTGTACGCCACGCCTCCGGCCGGCATCCAGATTCTGCCCACGCTCCAGACGGGCGTGGTGGCGCGGGCGGACCGCGACCAGCTCACCCAGGTGCTGGTGAACCTGGTGAAGAACGCCGAGGAGGCCATGGCATCCACGGGTGGCACCCTGCGCGTGCGCGTGCGCTCCACCGAAGCCGACGCCATCGTCGAGGTAGAGGACAGCGGCCCCGGCATTCCCCTGGAGCACCGCGCCCGGATCTTCGAGCCCTACTTCACCACCAAGGACGGCGGCACCGGCCTGGGATTGGCCATCGCCTCGCGCATCCTCCAGGAGCACGGCGGCAAGCTGGAGCTTGGCGGGGAGCCCGGCCACGGCGCGCGCTTCAGCCTCGTGCTGCCGCGCGCGGCCTGA
- a CDS encoding class I SAM-dependent methyltransferase produces MQTRYVPNLTGIPETMLWTLHSRAGEAKRPDGVLKDAEALRIYGAIDYDFEKSFGRAEPSLAIRAVAMDRTIRAWLATHPDGFVVSLGEGLETQAHRLDNGQLRWLSVDLPEAVAIRERFLTPNERLMHCPVSALDRAWMDRVDASKGVFIVAQGLFMYFEEDDVRRLIVDIAERFPGAELLFDTIPRWFSRRTLKGLRRTLAYQLPPMPWGINRDALEATLRRWAPRIRQVELKPYTFPRGFFRYGYNGLNRLPWVKERLPALVHVRFAERRV; encoded by the coding sequence ATGCAGACGCGGTACGTGCCGAACCTCACGGGGATTCCGGAGACGATGCTCTGGACGCTGCACTCCCGGGCAGGGGAGGCGAAGCGGCCGGACGGCGTCCTGAAGGACGCGGAGGCGCTGCGCATCTACGGCGCCATCGACTACGACTTCGAGAAGTCCTTTGGCCGCGCGGAGCCGTCCCTCGCGATTCGCGCGGTGGCGATGGACCGGACCATTCGCGCGTGGCTGGCCACGCACCCTGACGGCTTCGTGGTGTCGCTGGGAGAAGGACTGGAGACGCAGGCGCATCGGCTGGACAACGGGCAGCTGCGCTGGCTGAGCGTGGACCTTCCGGAAGCCGTGGCCATCCGGGAGCGCTTCCTCACGCCGAACGAGCGGCTGATGCACTGCCCGGTGAGCGCCCTGGACCGCGCATGGATGGACCGCGTGGACGCCAGCAAGGGCGTGTTCATCGTCGCGCAGGGCCTCTTCATGTACTTCGAGGAAGACGACGTCCGTCGGCTCATCGTGGACATCGCCGAGCGCTTCCCGGGCGCCGAGCTCCTCTTCGACACGATTCCCCGCTGGTTCTCGCGGCGCACGCTCAAGGGGCTGCGCCGCACCCTCGCGTACCAGCTGCCACCCATGCCCTGGGGCATCAACCGCGACGCGCTGGAGGCGACGCTGCGGCGGTGGGCGCCGCGAATCCGCCAGGTGGAATTGAAGCCCTACACCTTCCCGCGGGGCTTCTTCCGGTACGGCTACAACGGTCTCAACAGGCTGCCCTGGGTGAAGGAGCGGTTGCCCGCGCTGGTCCACGTCCGCTTCGCGGAGCGCCGCGTCTGA
- the xth gene encoding exodeoxyribonuclease III, translated as MKIATWNVNSVRARQERLLAWLKKAQPDVLCLQELKCVDDDFPMEAVRELGYHAAVHGQKTYNGVAILAKEEPKDVVKGLSDGVDDSHARLIAATVGGIRVVSAYAPNGQSVDSPQYQYKLEWYGRLRRYLDTRHKPDEPLVLGGDWNVAPEDIDTYDPKLWEGQTLFTLKERDALQRLGAFGLSDAFRRLHPDVQKFTWWDYRMLGFPKNLGLRIDHLYVTAPVAERLTVVDVDREERKGKQPSDHAPVWLELRD; from the coding sequence ATGAAGATCGCCACCTGGAACGTGAACTCGGTGCGGGCCCGTCAGGAACGGCTGCTCGCCTGGTTGAAGAAGGCCCAGCCGGATGTCCTCTGCCTGCAGGAGCTCAAGTGCGTGGACGACGACTTCCCCATGGAGGCCGTGCGGGAGCTGGGCTACCACGCCGCCGTCCACGGGCAGAAGACGTACAACGGCGTCGCCATCCTCGCGAAGGAGGAGCCGAAGGACGTCGTGAAGGGCCTGTCCGACGGCGTGGATGATTCGCATGCGCGCCTCATCGCGGCGACCGTGGGCGGCATCCGCGTGGTGAGCGCGTACGCGCCCAATGGCCAGTCGGTGGACTCGCCGCAGTACCAGTACAAGCTGGAGTGGTACGGCCGCCTGCGGCGCTACCTGGACACACGGCACAAGCCGGACGAGCCCCTGGTGCTGGGCGGGGACTGGAACGTGGCGCCCGAGGACATCGACACCTATGACCCGAAGTTGTGGGAAGGCCAGACGCTCTTCACGCTGAAGGAGCGGGATGCGCTCCAGCGCCTGGGCGCCTTCGGGCTTTCGGATGCCTTCCGCAGGCTGCACCCTGACGTTCAGAAGTTCACCTGGTGGGATTACCGCATGCTCGGCTTCCCGAAGAACCTGGGCCTGCGCATCGACCACCTCTACGTGACGGCGCCCGTGGCCGAGCGACTGACGGTCGTGGACGTGGACCGCGAGGAG
- a CDS encoding tetratricopeptide repeat protein produces the protein MRRNHTKPTSHTRFRPPASVRRALVLASLVVLGLALAWADAPLPRALRAWLAAEEQSTSNADAAAPDAASPRGDAAAFPPAFEPRAPRGDISIARLGAASGAASEGSNIAPEAELALPHRHGRRVDHLSRAHLLRDWDDLAGALTECRRAIHDAPDDVAALALAAELAGLTGRTELAVRAHAQLGRLLPLDARPLVRQARLLVSLGRHAEAVSVGEEAVLRNPEYVEAYQVLGRAHLAQGALAKAMLRFEQAVHLHPEHGYALNNLGLTYLRAGEAQKAADVLVRAAELLPHVAYVHNNLGVAYERLGQVEEARAAYAAAMHLSPRYVQARVNADRMRRTAHADMAGARTVREQPRPTQGEAPASR, from the coding sequence ATGCGCCGCAACCACACGAAGCCCACGTCCCACACCCGCTTCCGCCCGCCGGCCTCCGTGCGGCGCGCGCTGGTGCTGGCAAGCCTCGTGGTGCTCGGCCTGGCCCTGGCGTGGGCGGATGCGCCGCTGCCCCGGGCGCTGCGCGCGTGGCTGGCCGCGGAGGAGCAGTCCACGTCCAACGCGGACGCCGCGGCGCCGGATGCAGCCAGTCCTCGGGGAGACGCCGCCGCGTTTCCGCCGGCTTTCGAGCCGCGCGCGCCGCGTGGAGACATCAGCATCGCGCGCCTCGGCGCCGCGTCCGGCGCCGCGTCGGAAGGTTCGAACATCGCGCCAGAAGCCGAGCTCGCGTTGCCACACAGACATGGACGGCGCGTGGACCACTTGAGCCGGGCCCACCTGTTGCGCGACTGGGACGACCTCGCTGGCGCGCTCACCGAGTGCCGCCGTGCGATTCATGACGCCCCCGACGACGTGGCCGCCTTGGCGCTGGCGGCGGAGCTCGCCGGGCTCACGGGCCGGACGGAGCTGGCCGTGCGTGCCCATGCCCAGCTCGGCCGCCTGCTTCCCCTGGATGCCCGCCCCCTGGTGCGTCAGGCGAGGCTGCTGGTGTCCCTGGGCCGCCATGCCGAAGCGGTGTCCGTGGGCGAAGAAGCCGTGCTGCGCAATCCCGAGTACGTGGAGGCCTATCAGGTGCTCGGGCGCGCGCACCTGGCGCAGGGGGCGCTGGCGAAAGCGATGCTGCGCTTCGAGCAGGCCGTCCACCTCCACCCCGAGCACGGCTACGCTCTCAACAACCTGGGCCTCACCTACCTGCGTGCCGGAGAAGCCCAGAAGGCCGCGGATGTGCTCGTCCGGGCGGCGGAGCTGCTCCCGCACGTGGCCTATGTGCACAACAACCTGGGCGTGGCCTACGAGCGGCTCGGACAGGTGGAGGAGGCCCGGGCGGCCTATGCCGCCGCCATGCACCTGTCACCGCGCTACGTCCAGGCCCGCGTCAACGCGGACCGGATGCGCCGCACGGCCCACGCGGACATGGCCGGCGCCCGGACGGTGCGTGAGCAGCCGCGCCCCACCCAGGGAGAGGCGCCTGCTTCCCGGTAG